The genomic segment attttataaacaaatacatcacaGCTCAGCTGCCTGATCCACATAAACAACCTGAACTGTACAAGAAAGTAacagaagtgcaaaaacacagtaagaaccacacaaagacgtgcTTTAGGAGTTTAAGCTCTGGGTGCCGTTTtggttttcccaaaccaccctgCAATGAGACAATGATCACAAGACCCAGTGAGGATGATGAACTGGAGGTAGAAACAGCAAAGAACAAGCTCAGACCACTGAACCAGCTACTGAATGAACCTGAAACTGCTTCCATGAGTTTAGAGCAGCTCTTGGCAAGATGCAAGTTGACGCATGGAGAATATGAGCGatacctgaataaaatgaacacaaggAGTACGATCATACTAAAGCGTGATCCAAAAGACTCTTGGATAAACGGCTATAATCCACatctgcttgaagcctggaacagTAATATCGACATAAGCTTTGTTCTAGATGCTTTTGGCGCTGCaaattatttaatgaaatatatatCAAAAAAAGAGGGCGGGCTATCTGAGTACCTGAAAACTGTCATTGAGAACTCCCATAAGGACAGTGTAAATGAGTGCGATGAAATGAGAGCCGTCATGCAGGCATATTCAAAGAAGCGAGAGATcagtgcacaggagtgtgttGCTCGTGCATGTGGTCTTCACATGAAGCAATGTTCACGTGCTGTAATATTCATACCAACTGATGATAATCCAGTGAAAATGAGTCGTCCCCTGTCAGTTCTGGACAACACAACACCTGAGTCTTCCAATGTTTGGATGACATCTTTGAATGACAAATACAAAGCCAGACCTGAAACTCCAGAGTAtgaggagatgtgcatggcagaCTTTGCTGCTACTTGCAGGATTGTCTATGGCCAACAGACAAAAGGTAAAGATGTTTTGCCCCTTCTCAATGAGATGGGATTTGTGCAAAGGCGCAAAAACGATAAGCCTGCTATCATCAGATTTCACCGCtgctcacaagaaaaacatccagagcAATATTACGGAAGACTGCTTAAACTGTACCTTCCTCATCGTTCAGACCATGAACTGAAAACACCATCTTTGCCAACCTATCAGGCTTTCTATGGTGCTGGCTGTATACAGCTACCAGGTACTGACCGTCTTGAGTACGTGCAACACACtgtcaaaagaaacagagaaaaatatgagaaaaacagtGAGGAGATCGAGAGCGCTGTTGAGGAATATGAGCAGAACAGAGGTATGACtgatgaatggtgtaatctggcACCTGAATCAGATCTCGTAAGGTTGCCACTTGTTGAacaagaaagagagcgagacaatgaaaatgaacaggaaGATGTGCCCGACTACAGTCGTCAGGCTGATGCTTCAACAGAAGTCAGAGCTATCAGGGAACCCCCTGCTATTGATCCCACATTGTTACGTCAGATGTTTCAGAATCTGAATAAGAAGCAAGCCTGCATATTTTATGCAGTTAGAGACTGGTGCATTAAAAGAGTCTGTGCTCTAAATCcagagcagtttttcttttatattaatgGTGGTGCTGGAACAGGAAAATCACATCTTATCAAATGCATCTACTCAGAAGCATCTAAGATACTGAGCAAAGTGCCCAGATATGCAGACGACGTTGACATATCAAAACCCACTGTCCTGTTAACTGCTTTCACTGGGACTGCAGCTTTTAACATTTCTGGAACAACACTGCATTCTCTTCTCAAGCTCCCTAGAAGCTTAAAACCTCCCATTCAGGGACTTGGCAAtcagctggatgaagtcagatcagaacttttgaatgctgaaataatCGTCATTGACGAAGTGTCTATGGTGTCAAGACATCTCTTTGCATATGTAGATGCAagactcaaacagatcaaaGGGACTCGGAGACCCTTTGGAGGCATGTCAGTCATTGCTGTTGGAGACTTCTATCAGCTACccccagtgcgacagtctaaacctCTCTGTGTGCACGACCCGTCCGAGATCGACCTGTGGCGggagcattttcagatgatcactctgacTGAGAttatgcgtcagaaagatgatgttgtCTTTGCTGAGATGCTGAACAGAATCCGTGTGAAAGGAAAGTTGGATGTGCTTTGCGAAGCAGATAgaaatttgttgtcacaggccatAACTGAACCAGCCCTTTGTCCGACTGATGCGTTGCACATTTTTGCAACTAATAAAGAAGTGGATGCACACAACTCTGCAACACTGGCTCTGCTCCATACTCATATCATTGACATCCATGCAGATGATTATAGAAAAGATCCTAGAACTGGCAGAATGGCACTACAAGACAGACCATTGAAAGGAGGTAAAAACGAGTTACCAGACACACTGAAAGTTGCAGAAGGAGCTCGTGTCATGCTCACCAGAAACATTGACATACAAAATGGTTTGGTTAATGGAGCTTTTGGAATTCTACTTAGAGTAGTTTACTCTGAAAATGACCAACACATCATCAAGCTTGGACTTAAAATGGATAATGAGACATCTGGAAAGAATACCCGCACACCAGCAGACGACATGGtgtacattgagagagcagaggagaatctGAAGCAGAAAGGAGTGGTACGAAGACAGTTCCCAGTGAAGCTGGCCTTTGCATGTACAATACATAAGGTACAGGGTATGACAACCACATCAGCTGTTGTCTCTCTTAAGAGCATTTTTGAGCCCGGCATGGCCTACGTAGCTGTCAGTAgagtgacgtctctcagtggactgtATCTTCTTGATATGGAGGAGAAAAAATATTCACCAACCCAGAAATCACTGCAGCACTTGAGAACATGAGACAAGCCAACCTTGATGACATGATGCCTCTTCTACACGTGAGACAAACACTGAGCAGGTCAGAGGTTttcaccattgttcatcataatACAGAGGGACTGCCAGCTCACACTAATGACATCAAGAGTCACCATGAATTGTgtctagcagatgttttgtgcctaacagaaacacacctgCGGGGCTCTTTTGTCGCAGAGTCTCTCCACTTGGAAAATTACAAtttgttcaaacgcaacagacacctgtcctacacaaactttccccagatggcaaacagaagtggtggtggagttgctGTTTATGTGAAAAGTGACATTCAAGTGCATGAAAAACAGTACATCCATAATGTAACTGACCTTGAATTTCTGGCTTTAAAGGTTGAAGCACCAGTCAGTGCTCTGATTGCAGTTGTAtacagacctccagactacaCTCTGAGGCCATTCCTGAAAAACCTGGTAAGCCTATTAGACTCATTAGAGATCATGGACTGTCATCCCATCATAGTGTGTGGGGATTTTAATGAGAATGTTTTATCCAGTGCAAACAAACCAATCATGGAGCTGTTTGAATCTAGGGGATACGCACAGGTCATCACTGCCCCTACCACAGAGAAGAACACACTGCTTGAcctcattttcatttctcagcCAGAGCGATGTCTCCATTCTGGAGTTATGAAGACCTACCATAGTTACCATGACCctgtatactgtgtattgtCCTGTGATGATTCGTGATCTAGATCTTTGAGTAAGtaatttctatatttttgaATGACTTAAGAAAGTAGAGCGGTATTTAAAAGTTGATTTAAGAAAAAACGCCCTGCATTGGAGTATAacgtttgaattttttacatgaaatacaattaaattaattaagtaatgatatcattaaaatatgacaaTTTTATGTATTACAGAAAATCTAAAAATCAGTAATCTATGaatgtcagaaaaatcaaatatacAAGTTTAAAACGAACCGTGCAGGCATATCCTCTCTGCAGCCAGGCTTCAAAATCCTGCCAGGCTGCCCCAGTCTCACTGTggctgggagggagggagggtggaccAGAGGATTGGccacacaacaaataaatgttcaacagcttcttcattgtttctgagagaacaacacagactaacggttgctttttttaaaaaagaaaaaaagaaaaagaaaaatctaattACAGCAATAATGACAGTTAAGCCAGTTTATCTGTGCCTCTATTTTGAAATactatttacaaaaatgttattgattTCAGTTTGTTATAATCTTTAAACTTTTTCAAAAGTATATGATTATATTTTTGGACAAATCTTTCGatgaaacatacatttttatgagcttttatcatgtttcagccagtgcatttatcaGGGTGGGTCTGGGTCTGGGAtgataaatgcactggctgATAACTGCACATTTCTGGATTTCTGGCCAGAAATGTTTCAGCAGTGTCACATATGTACTTCATATGTTACACTTGCTTTTTGTTACCAGCTGATACCCTACATTTGTATAGACATTGGATGGTGTGAGGCTGGGGAGTTGAGTGGAGTGAGTAGGTGGgagttgaatgtgtgtgtgtgtgtgtgtgtggggggggggggggggggggggtgcggTGCGGTGGGAGGTTGTTAGgtatcttttctttcttttttttttgttaagagaGACACAGTTCTGTGTCTTCTCCAAGCTTCACATGTAAAATCCAACAGTGTGAAGCACATAGCAGCCAGAAACTGTAATTCCACAGATCAGAGAggcttcatcatcaccatcttcaTCGCCGTACGATCAGAGTGTGAGACttca from the Oreochromis niloticus isolate F11D_XX linkage group LG7, O_niloticus_UMD_NMBU, whole genome shotgun sequence genome contains:
- the LOC109203001 gene encoding ATP-dependent DNA helicase PIF1, whose protein sequence is MSRPLSVLDNTTPESSNVWMTSLNDKYKARPETPEYEEMCMADFAATCRIVYGQQTKGKDVLPLLNEMGFVQRRKNDKPAIIRFHRCSQEKHPEQYYGRLLKLYLPHRSDHELKTPSLPTYQAFYGAGCIQLPGTDRLEYVQHTVKRNREKYEKNSEEIESAVEEYEQNRGMTDEWCNLAPESDLVRLPLVEQERERDNENEQEDVPDYSRQADASTEVRAIREPPAIDPTLLRQMFQNLNKKQACIFYAVRDWCIKRVCALNPEQFFFYINGGAGTGKSHLIKCIYSEASKILSKVPRYADDVDISKPTVLLTAFTGTAAFNISGTTLHSLLKLPRSLKPPIQGLGNQLDEVRSELLNAEIIVIDEVSMVSRHLFAYVDARLKQIKGTRRPFGGMSVIAVGDFYQLPPVRQSKPLCVHDPSEIDLWREHFQMITLTEIMRQKDDVVFAEMLNRIRVKGKLDVLCEADRNLLSQAITEPALCPTDALHIFATNKEVDAHNSATLALLHTHIIDIHADDYRKDPRTGRMALQDRPLKGGKNELPDTLKVAEGARVMLTRNIDIQNGLVNGAFGILLRVVYSENDQHIIKLGLKMDNETSGKNTRTPADDMVYIERAEENLKQKGVVRRQFPVKLAFACTIHKVQGMTTTSAVVSLKSIFEPGMAYVAVSRVTSLSGLYLLDMEEKKYSPTQKSLQHLRT